The following proteins are co-located in the Gavia stellata isolate bGavSte3 chromosome 18, bGavSte3.hap2, whole genome shotgun sequence genome:
- the GDE1 gene encoding glycerophosphodiester phosphodiesterase 1 — MLCHGDGLLSFLTALLGAVLALSRSPALACLLTAGLYLALHLFSLEPAAPQSAQRVLRPRGAAARIAHRGGAHDAPENTLAAIRQAAENGATGVELDLEFTADGVPILMHDETVERTTDGSGRLCDLTFDEIRRLNPSAKHRLWSKFQGEKVPTLREAVVESMHHDLIIYFDVKGHANQAVDALKQLYLEFPRLYNKSIVCSFMPDVVYKMRQADRNVVTALTHRPWHLSHFGDGTPRFNSSWKHYFYMMMDVILDWSVHSFLWRLCGVSAFLIQKNFVSQEYVRHWSSRGIQVVAWTVNTFAEKSYYESVLESSYITDSLVEDCDPHY, encoded by the exons ATGTTGTGCCACGGGGACGGTCTGCTGAGCTTCCTCACGGCGCTGCTGGGCGCAGTGCTGGCGCTGAGCCGCAGCCCGGCGCTGGCCTGCCTGCTGACGGCCGGCCTCTACCTGGCGCTGCACCTCTTCAGCCTGGAGCCCGCAGCGCCTCAGAGCGCCCAGCGCGTCCTgcggccccgcggcgccgccgcccgcaTCGCCCACCGCGGCGGCGCGCACGACGCGCCCGAGAACACGCTGGCGGCCATTCGACAG gcagctGAGAATGGAGCAACAGGTGTTGAGCTGGATCTTGAATTTACTGCAGATGGTGTTCCCATTCTAATGCATGATGAAACAGTAGAAAGGACAACTGATGGGTCTGGAAGATTGTGTGACTTGACTTTTGATGAAATTAGGAGGCTTAATCCATCTGCAAAACATAGGCTATG gagcAAATTCCAAGGTGAAAAGGTACCAACTCTGAGAGAAGCTGTTGTGGAGTCTATGCATCACGATCTTATAATCTACTTCGATGTCAAAGGCCATGCAAATCAG GCAGTTGACGCACTAAAACAACTCTACCTGGAATTTCCGCGTTTGTATAACAAGAGCATAGTCTGTTCTTTCATGCCAGATGTTGTTTATAAG ATGAGACAAGCTGACAGAAATGTTGTAACAGCACTAACACACAGGCCTTGGCATCTGAGCCATTTTGGAGATGGGACACCCCGTTTCAATTCCTCCtggaaacattatttttatatgatgATGGATGTCATTCTAGATTGGAGCGTACACAGCTTCTTGTGGCGATTGTGTGGGGTTTCAGCTTTCCTCATACAGAAGAATTTTGTTTCTCA AGAGTATGTGAGGCACTGGTCTTCAAGAGGAATTCAGGTGGTTGCCTGGACAGTGAacacatttgcagaaaaaagCTACTACGAAAGTGTCCTTGAGTCCAGCTACATCACCGACAGCTTGGTGGAAGACTGTGATCCTCACTACTAG
- the CCP110 gene encoding centriolar coiled-coil protein of 110 kDa: MKMEDYEIFCKKHLSRIQEEAIKPETSFTVQHKNISLIQFHGVPVLSPLLSLEKKKEIQQYKQKALDLETWRQNSRKRALLNRVQEILENVQIRKGPSGSDMNAQKAENTCPDSDSKASTDFTVLPDVNLACSERHGPTELEKTPELMPLDTTGQVSSNVTEVVNAVEEDVFSKQRESHFSKDVPCPRAASPDNVHNKLASHALQKQEGLGVPPTDEEVQDPYVMSLQNLMKKSREYIEKEQAKRSSKSNSKRSMSESHSDKENDGVKTTDSVKERVKLTGRSCTTLTLDKPSLNKSNTLLQGASTHTNNTSMSTLSSFSKVDIPVRVGTPPLVDSDSDEEFKKTSMFDRDSSVVRSLTGSYAKLPSPEPSMSPKMHRRRPRPLSMGHIVINNPVNAYELSPKGKGRAMDLIMQDIADKNNVSESVPKFMVDFTMVCPSRVPGVNRNSSGPCDGLGVGKQNRHSFGHLEGKGTLSATVEGQVVMDSRGPCKVETSTNIVAPKLNEPFAIRQSTVTQKLLAVSETKPSSLLENTKCNSQVELNKSYDVENPSPLLMQSKNMRQEMDTPSVSLANERFLENSFEKVKRRLDLDTGNCQKENNTCVLTAGMEEQEKQWLQEQKYPVGPVYVTKNAVPDSTAKEDILKTKMLAFEEMRKRLEEQHAQQLSILIAEQEREQEKLQKELEEQERRLKGKKVATTEIEISKVNINSRMELEWRKKSESGLLGSVQSQLETVHNANAASIGFAHTTTPNTFASTSETSFFLWGPSGSGVIKTSVSRPSNRIKTRWTQVFSPEIQMKFDKITAVAKGFLTRRLLQTEKLKHLKQTVKDTMDFIKNFQSEAPLKRGSVSAQDASLHERVMAQLRAALYDIHDIFFTMEASERMNILRHDREVRKEKMLRQMDKVKSPRERATLSTATQKSLDRKKYMKASEMGMPSKKIIIKQKTPESRVLQPNQGQNAPLHRLLCRQGTPKTSVKGVEQNRKKAPESRVSNKAVSGAYAGRTQRKKPNVVTI, from the exons ATGAAGATGGAGGACTATGAAATATTCTGTAAGAAGCATCTTTCCAGAATCCAAGAAGAGGcaataaaaccagaaacttCTTTCACTGTTCAGCACAAAAATATCTCCCTCATTCAATTCCATGGAGTTCCTGTGCTTTCCCCTCTG CTTagccttgaaaagaaaaaggaaatacagcaaTATAAACAGAAAGCACTGGACCTAGAGACCTGGAGACAGAACTCCCGGAAAAGAGCTTTGTTGAATCGTGTTCAGGAGATTCTAGAAAATGTTCAG ATCAGGAAGGGACCTAGCGGGAGTGACATGAACGCACAGAAGGCTGAGAATACTTGCCCTGATTCAGATTCAAAAGCTTCGACTGACTTCACAGTTCTACCAGATGTCAATTTGGCATGTTCTGAAAGGCACGGTCCCACGGAGCTTGAAAAGACACCAGAACTTATGCCATTAGATACTACTGGGCAGGTGTCATCAAATGTGACAGAAGTGGTTAACGCAGTAGAAGAAGATGTTTTTTCAAAGCAACGTGAGAGTCACTTCTCAAAAGACGTACCTTGTCCAAGGGCTGCGTCTCCTGACAACGTGCATAATAAGCTTGCGTCACATGCTTTGCAAAAGCAAGAGGGACTAGGAGTGCCACCAACGGATGAAGAAGTCCAAGATCCATACGTAATGAGTCTTCAGAACCTGATGAAGAAATCTAGGGAGTACATAGAGAAAGAGCAAGCCAAGCGTAGCTCAAAAAGTAATTCAAAGAGGAGTATGAGTGAAAGTCATTCAGATAAAGAAAATGATGGTGTTAAAACAACTGACTCTGTGAAAGAAAGAGTAAAGCTTACAGGCAGAAGCTGCACCACTTTGACACTTGATAAACCCAGTCTTAATAAATCAAATACCCTTCTCCAAGGTGCCTCTACTCATACAAATAACACAAGTATGTCAACTTTATCCAGTTTTTCTAAAGTGGACATACCTGTGAGAGTTGGAACACCCCCATTGGTGGATTCAGATTCGgatgaagaatttaaaaagacTTCTATGTTTGATCGTGACAGTAGCGTTGTCAGGAGCCTCACGGGCTCTTACGCCAAATTGCCGAGCCCAGAGCCAAGCATGAGCCCTAAAATGCACCGAAGGCGCCCAAGACCTTTATCAATGGGACACATTGTTATAAATAACCCTGTGAATGCTTACGAGTTAAGTCCTAAAGGCAAGGGTAGAGCGATGGATTTAATCATGCAAGACATTGCTGATAAAAATAACGTGTCTGAATCAGTGCCAAAGTTCATGGTGGACTTCACTATGGTTTGCCCTAGCAGAGTTCCTGGTGTCAACAGGAATTCTTCAGGTCCTTGTGATGGGTTGGGGGTTGGCAAACAAAATCGCCATTCCTTTGGGCACTTGGAAGGCAAAGGAACATTGTCAGCTACGGTGGAAGGACAGGTAGTGATGGACAGCAGAGGGCCATGTAAAGTAGAGACTAGTACTAATATTGTAGCTCCAAAATTGAATGAGCCATTTGCCATCAGACAGTCTACAGTAACACAGAAGCTCCTAGCTGTGAGTGAAACCAAACCGTCTAGTTTGCTAGAAAATACTAAATGTAATTCTCAAGTAGAACTCAATAAATCATACGATGTAGAAAACCCATCCCCACTACTAATGCAGAGCAAGAATATGCGACAGGAGATGGACACTCCAAGTGTTTCCCTAGCAAACGAGCGGTTTCtagaaaatagttttgaaaaggTAAAACGTAGACTTGATTTGGACACTGGCAactgccaaaaagaaaacaataccTGTGTTCTAACAGCTGGAATGGAAGAACAAGAGAAGCAGTGGTTGCAAGAACAGAAATATCCTGTGGGACCAGTTTACGTTACCAAGAATGCAGTCCCTGATAGTACGGCAAAAG aagatattttaaaaacaaaaatgttggcCTTTGAAGAAATGAGGAAGAGACTTGAAGAACAGCATGCACAACAACTGTCGATTCTGATAGCTGAACAAGAGAGAGAACAGGAGAAATTGCAGAAG GAACTGGAAGAGCAGGAGAGAAGgttgaaaggaaagaaggttGCTACAACGGAAATAGAAATTTCCAAAGTGAATATTAACAGTAGGATGGAGTtggagtggaggaaaaaaagcgAGAGTGGCTTGCTGGGAAGCGTGCAGTCTCAGCTGGAGACAGTCCACAATGCAAACGCTGCCAGCATTG GTTTTGCTCATACTACGACACCTAACACCTTTGCTTCAACAAGTGAAACTTCATTCTTTCTCTGGGGACCATCAGGTAGTGGAGTTATAAAAACCTCCGTATCTAGGCCAAGTAACAGGATCAAAACTAGGTGGACTCag gttttcagtCCAGAGATACAAATGAAGTTCGATAAGATCACTGCTGTGGCAAAGGGGTTTCTCACTCGTAGACTCCTGcagacagaaaaactgaaacatcTTAAGCAAACTGTAAAA GATACTATGGACTTCATAAAAAATTTTCAGTCTGAAGCTCCATTAAAAAGAGGAAGTGTTTCAGCACAAGATGCATCCCTTCATGAAAGAGTAATGGCTCAG CTGCGAGCTGCTCTGTATGACATCCATGACATCTTTTTTACGATGGAGGCATCAGAAAGAATGAATATTCTGCGTCATGATCGTGAAGTTCGTAAAGAGAAGATGCTCAGGCAAATG gatAAAGTAAAGAGCCCAAGAGAGCGAGCGACACTTTCAACAGCTACACAGAAATCTCTGGACAGGAAAAAGTACATGAA GGCTTCAGAAATGGGAATGCcaagtaaaaaaataatcataaaacaaaaaactccTGAAAGCCG TGTACTTCAACCAAATCAAGGACAGAATGCCCCACTTCATAGACTGCTTTGCAGACAAGG AACCCCTAAGACCTCAGTGAAGGGGGTTGAGCAAAATAGAAAGAAGGCCCCAGAGAGCCGAGTGTCTAACAAGGCTGTTTCAG